From a region of the Oscillospiraceae bacterium genome:
- a CDS encoding 4Fe-4S binding protein, which translates to MAYTINDDCINCGICEPECPVSCIKPGDGKYVIVAEECIDCGACEGCCPTDAIKAG; encoded by the coding sequence ATGGCTTACACGATTAACGACGATTGCATCAACTGCGGTATTTGCGAACCTGAATGCCCCGTCTCATGCATCAAGCCGGGCGATGGCAAGTACGTCATTGTTGCCGAAGAGTGCATTGATTGCGGCGCGTGCGAGGGCTGCTGCCCCACCGATGCCATTAAAGCTGGCTAA
- a CDS encoding BspA family leucine-rich repeat surface protein codes for MCKRILSFALATLMFLGGTAYINAPQANDIVAATTNFIICNPYEDVDWDEWSAHRASLHVHTPNSDGRYFPSFRHALLDHFQKGYDIIAMTEHWAVTPALDQRPWTFGVREDIRRYDNHAAWPGIYPPLPRFNFEYLSSAERQEFYTGAGRLHTLPLVSSQWQHERGTRAQTPGMIGIPNSSEQSHGHHILTYWAPINSMPYWGSMPSGRFRTSGAPGLGEDWLEYALLQRTLAVDGLAVLAHPGRHTGGDGGSLRCPDDGARVSNTGIVYDRYVEMFRRFPNVVGMEIFNRLDDESRSDRILWDNILQQTMPHGRNVFGFANDDSHGNLAVGYHWNMFFLPPVPPESRADAVRHAVETGAFYTVARVDRRLRINHELPDGNLMPDGAGDATTVHLWELPEPPGIERIEVGADSITIDAVRYNEIQWIGGDPNGGGRVIHTGSTLYLDDVWDDITSNYVRAQILYRYDIDEDSYVFLNGVAMTQPFGVRVAPIAPNTLTGFTPLPAVINAHCYAAPTALALGLPGSTSIQTSRAHSFVYAHINWDLSDVHTVKCGQIFVVNGQLELPRDVDGIVDNLDLNVTITVNVVCRLWHYDSNPNSWAVDYLVNACYRNMISRCVLQSSVWREGIPRFYIADLAARFIETHTGMSIGAFVASRDPDALREVPFDDNTDPDVIALARLGVILGQESYQWEGLRFNPHGLIDRQSAAVVLGRLVELFDGEVPEVGAISQDDLPFDDAVPSWARGSVYFLYHQSPRILSNTNSHRTGQPGADPNNPNYNRYLFSPQMTFQNQMMVMAMVRTLNVLAGGTLSIDFAQNLSYIQINNSDGEDKDMKKVVCTLLACAMLFAMTPATGGAEATLVTSGVVTENGSNLPWRLYSDGALIVDEGFIERIELTYYTRHSPWINFRDHIVTITFTGPVTGGNSLASLFAHLWRLEEIEGLHYFDLSNVTEISAMFRFDPYSGPGWGDRQGSRLTSLDLSVWDVSNVTHMGGVFWGANSLTDLNISGWDTSNVTTMIRMFQGINSLTSLDVSGWDTSNVTNMHYMFTGASSLTYLDVSGWDVSNVVGMTGMFGGASGLTHLDVSGWDVSNVTSTSSMFSGARGLTSLDLSSWDTSSVTNMSFMFRNADNLRKLILGEDFIFGSNVWIPAGNWQNVGSGTIANPQGAFTFTAAGLAMNYNGAIHADTWVRAPHPVYRYDNNPNSWAREYLERAYDDGLISPRVLENNNWRDGIRRVYIADLAARFIEMHTGESISDFVAAQSSLYPVLFTDTADVYALYLAQLGVMLGVESYQWPGVEFRPNDYIDRQSAAALLGRLLALFDGEVPPLGAISQSDLPFQDAVPSWARGSVYFLYNQAPSIMRNTSSVEGMYLFAPRMQFQCQKMVIALVRALDVLS; via the coding sequence ATGTGCAAACGCATACTGTCATTTGCGCTTGCAACGCTTATGTTCTTAGGCGGCACGGCGTATATCAACGCGCCGCAAGCCAATGACATTGTAGCGGCAACCACGAACTTTATCATCTGCAACCCCTACGAGGATGTAGACTGGGACGAGTGGAGCGCACATCGCGCTTCACTGCATGTGCATACCCCCAATTCAGACGGCCGCTATTTCCCGTCTTTTCGTCACGCGTTGCTCGACCATTTCCAAAAAGGCTACGATATTATCGCTATGACCGAGCATTGGGCAGTGACACCGGCACTTGACCAACGGCCGTGGACATTTGGGGTGAGAGAGGATATACGCAGATACGATAACCATGCGGCATGGCCGGGCATTTATCCCCCTCTGCCAAGGTTTAATTTTGAATACTTATCCTCGGCAGAAAGGCAGGAGTTTTATACCGGCGCGGGACGCTTACATACACTCCCGCTTGTTTCATCGCAATGGCAGCATGAGCGCGGCACTCGCGCCCAAACACCCGGTATGATCGGCATTCCAAACAGCAGTGAGCAATCCCATGGCCATCATATCCTCACCTATTGGGCACCGATAAACAGCATGCCCTACTGGGGTTCAATGCCATCCGGAAGATTCAGAACATCGGGTGCGCCGGGGCTTGGCGAAGACTGGTTGGAATATGCGTTATTGCAGCGCACACTGGCCGTTGACGGGCTTGCCGTACTGGCGCACCCCGGCCGTCACACAGGCGGCGATGGCGGCTCACTGCGCTGCCCCGATGACGGTGCGCGTGTGTCCAACACTGGCATCGTATACGACCGCTATGTTGAAATGTTCCGCCGTTTCCCTAACGTCGTCGGCATGGAGATTTTCAACAGATTAGACGACGAGAGCCGCAGTGACCGCATACTGTGGGACAATATCTTGCAGCAGACCATGCCCCACGGGCGCAATGTTTTTGGCTTTGCCAACGACGACAGTCACGGCAATTTGGCGGTTGGCTATCACTGGAACATGTTTTTTCTGCCGCCTGTACCGCCTGAATCCAGAGCCGACGCCGTGCGCCATGCCGTGGAAACAGGCGCTTTCTACACCGTTGCTCGTGTTGACCGACGCTTGAGGATTAACCACGAGTTGCCCGATGGCAATCTAATGCCCGATGGCGCCGGCGATGCCACAACAGTACATCTGTGGGAATTGCCCGAACCGCCGGGCATTGAACGCATTGAGGTCGGCGCGGACAGCATTACGATTGACGCTGTGCGCTACAATGAAATCCAGTGGATCGGCGGTGATCCGAACGGCGGCGGGCGTGTCATACATACCGGCTCAACGCTGTATTTAGACGATGTCTGGGATGACATCACAAGCAATTATGTCCGCGCACAAATCCTCTATCGGTATGACATTGATGAAGATAGTTACGTTTTCCTCAACGGCGTTGCCATGACGCAACCCTTTGGTGTGCGAGTCGCCCCAATCGCCCCTAACACCCTCACCGGCTTTACACCGCTACCTGCCGTGATTAACGCACACTGCTACGCCGCGCCAACGGCTTTGGCGTTGGGATTGCCGGGCAGCACGTCAATTCAAACAAGCCGCGCCCACAGCTTTGTCTACGCACATATCAACTGGGATTTGAGCGATGTCCATACCGTCAAATGCGGCCAAATCTTTGTCGTCAACGGTCAGCTTGAACTGCCGCGCGATGTTGACGGAATTGTCGACAATCTTGATTTAAATGTCACGATCACAGTCAATGTCGTATGCCGCCTGTGGCACTATGACAGCAACCCCAACAGTTGGGCTGTTGATTATCTGGTCAATGCCTGTTATCGCAATATGATTTCGCGTTGTGTGTTACAAAGCAGTGTTTGGCGCGAGGGCATTCCTCGATTTTATATCGCTGATTTGGCGGCGCGGTTTATCGAAACACACACGGGGATGAGTATCGGCGCGTTTGTGGCATCACGTGACCCCGATGCTTTGCGTGAAGTTCCATTTGACGATAACACCGACCCCGATGTGATCGCATTGGCACGGCTGGGTGTTATTCTCGGCCAAGAGTCATACCAATGGGAAGGCCTCCGCTTTAATCCGCATGGCTTAATCGATCGCCAAAGCGCGGCGGTGGTACTGGGCCGATTGGTTGAATTGTTTGACGGCGAAGTGCCGGAGGTTGGCGCGATTTCGCAGGATGATTTGCCATTTGATGACGCAGTACCCAGCTGGGCGAGGGGCAGCGTATACTTCTTGTACCATCAGTCACCGCGTATTTTGAGCAACACCAACAGCCATCGGACAGGCCAACCGGGGGCTGACCCCAACAATCCGAATTATAACCGATATCTGTTCTCGCCGCAAATGACATTCCAAAATCAAATGATGGTGATGGCGATGGTACGGACGCTGAATGTATTGGCCGGCGGCACCCTTTCGATTGATTTTGCACAAAATTTAAGCTATATTCAAATCAACAACAGCGATGGGGAGGATAAAGACATGAAAAAGGTCGTATGCACACTCTTGGCTTGTGCCATGCTGTTTGCCATGACACCGGCAACAGGCGGGGCAGAGGCGACGCTTGTCACGTCCGGTGTTGTCACCGAAAACGGCAGCAACTTGCCGTGGCGTCTGTACAGCGACGGCGCGCTGATTGTGGACGAGGGATTTATTGAACGAATTGAATTGACTTATTACACACGACACAGCCCTTGGATTAATTTTCGTGATCATATCGTCACAATCACATTCACCGGCCCGGTCACCGGCGGAAATTCATTGGCATCCTTATTTGCCCATCTATGGCGTTTGGAAGAAATAGAGGGGCTGCATTACTTTGACTTAAGCAATGTGACCGAGATAAGCGCCATGTTTCGATTTGATCCTTACTCCGGCCCCGGTTGGGGTGACCGTCAAGGCTCACGCTTGACAAGCCTTGATTTGTCTGTTTGGGATGTCAGTAATGTGACGCACATGGGCGGCGTGTTCTGGGGCGCAAACAGCTTGACTGACCTCAATATATCGGGCTGGGATACAAGCAATGTAACGACTATGATTAGGATGTTTCAAGGCATAAACAGCCTGACAAGCCTTGATGTATCGGGTTGGGATACGAGTAATGTGACGAATATGCACTATATGTTTACCGGCGCAAGCAGTCTCACATATCTTGATGTATCCGGCTGGGATGTCAGCAACGTAGTGGGGATGACCGGGATGTTCGGCGGCGCAAGCGGTTTGACGCATCTTGACGTATCCGGCTGGGATGTCAGCAATGTGACGAGTACGTCAAGTATGTTCAGTGGTGCAAGAGGCCTAACAAGCCTTGATTTATCAAGCTGGGATACGAGCAGTGTGACGAATATGAGTTTCATGTTTCGTAATGCGGATAATTTGCGAAAGCTAATCCTGGGTGAGGATTTTATATTTGGGTCGAATGTATGGATTCCCGCCGGAAACTGGCAAAACGTGGGCAGCGGCACGATCGCCAACCCGCAAGGCGCGTTCACATTCACAGCGGCAGGACTGGCAATGAACTACAACGGCGCAATCCACGCCGATACTTGGGTACGAGCGCCGCACCCCGTCTACCGCTATGACAACAACCCCAACAGTTGGGCGCGCGAATATCTCGAACGCGCCTATGACGATGGGCTCATTTCCCCGCGCGTACTTGAAAACAACAACTGGCGCGACGGCATCCGGCGCGTTTATATCGCTGATTTGGCCGCGCGGTTCATTGAAATGCATACAGGTGAGAGTATCAGTGATTTCGTAGCGGCGCAGAGCAGCCTTTACCCTGTACTCTTCACCGACACCGCTGATGTCTATGCGCTGTACCTGGCGCAACTGGGCGTCATGCTGGGCGTAGAGTCATACCAATGGCCGGGTGTAGAGTTCCGCCCGAATGACTATATCGACCGACAAAGCGCGGCGGCACTGTTGGGGCGGCTGCTGGCGTTATTCGATGGCGAAGTGCCGCCGTTGGGCGCGATTTCGCAAAGTGATCTGCCGTTCCAAGACGCCGTTCCGAGTTGGGCGAGAGGCTCGGTATATTTCCTGTATAACCAAGCGCCAAGCATTATGAGGAATACGAGTTCGGTCGAGGGGATGTACCTATTCGCGCCACGCATGCAGTTCCAGTGCCAGAAAATGGTGATTGCGCTGGTGAGGGCGTTGGATGTGTTGAGCTAG
- a CDS encoding BspA family leucine-rich repeat surface protein has product MTEAVQSKSPWIDYRDDIITIRFTGPIVGISSLSRLFDRLLRVTHIDGLHYFDVSNVTDMSFMFYRVRSVLSLDLANWDMSSVENMGYMFHGTWALTHLDASNWDTSNVVNMRSMFSDALGLVYIDASGWDTSSVRDMTGMFSGAINLKTLDVSGWDTSNVVSMDDMFNRAISLTYLDVSNWDTGNVSQMARMFSRASSLTRLDLSGWDTRAVYEAAGSVWHMGAIFYGTTNLQELVLGEKFIYSPGWSLLGEALSGLAEGPWQNVGRGSAINPWGEFALNGEYLIGNFNGAIHADTWVRDAVPPNDWAHEYIEHAFDLDFLSPRVLNTHWRDSIPRIYIADLAARFIEVHYGESIADFVASRDPNTLYSIPFTDSTDPDVLALAQLGVIRGASSYRWEGVQFRPYDLIDRQSAAVLLGRLVALFDGEVPTSIAQDDLPFQDTIPSWARGSVHFLYHQTPRIMSNTSSQPSVYLFSPQMQFQTQMMVIAMVRTLDVLS; this is encoded by the coding sequence TTGACAGAAGCGGTACAGTCCAAAAGCCCTTGGATTGACTACCGCGATGATATTATCACGATTCGGTTTACCGGCCCGATTGTTGGCATATCGTCATTGAGCCGTTTGTTCGATAGATTGTTGCGAGTAACACATATAGATGGACTGCATTATTTTGATGTAAGTAATGTGACGGATATGTCATTTATGTTTTACAGGGTAAGGAGTGTATTAAGTCTTGATTTGGCAAACTGGGACATGAGTAGCGTGGAAAATATGGGGTATATGTTCCACGGCACATGGGCCTTAACGCACCTTGATGCATCCAATTGGGATACGAGCAATGTTGTGAATATGAGAAGTATGTTTAGCGACGCATTAGGTCTGGTGTACATTGACGCATCTGGTTGGGACACCAGTAGCGTGAGAGATATGACAGGAATGTTTAGCGGAGCGATAAATTTGAAAACCCTTGATGTTTCCGGTTGGGATACGAGCAATGTAGTGAGTATGGATGATATGTTTAACAGAGCAATAAGCTTGACGTATCTTGATGTATCTAATTGGGATACCGGCAATGTAAGCCAAATGGCCAGAATGTTTAGTCGTGCAAGTAGCCTTACGCGATTGGATTTATCGGGTTGGGATACCAGAGCCGTGTATGAGGCTGCAGGTTCAGTTTGGCATATGGGCGCTATATTTTATGGCACAACTAATCTGCAAGAACTCGTATTGGGTGAAAAATTTATTTATTCACCGGGTTGGTCGTTGCTTGGCGAGGCACTCTCCGGGCTTGCAGAGGGACCATGGCAAAATGTAGGTCGTGGCTCAGCAATTAATCCATGGGGTGAGTTTGCGCTTAACGGCGAATACTTGATAGGGAATTTCAATGGCGCAATCCATGCAGACACTTGGGTGCGAGATGCCGTGCCGCCTAACGATTGGGCGCATGAATATATTGAACACGCCTTTGACTTAGATTTCCTCTCGCCCCGTGTGCTGAACACGCATTGGCGTGACAGTATTCCACGTATTTACATCGCTGATTTGGCGGCGCGGTTTATCGAAGTGCATTACGGTGAGAGCATTGCAGACTTCGTAGCGTCACGTGACCCGAACACATTGTACAGCATTCCGTTCACCGACAGCACCGACCCCGACGTGCTTGCCTTAGCACAACTCGGCGTCATTCGTGGCGCGTCGTCTTACCGGTGGGAGGGCGTGCAGTTCCGGCCATATGATTTAATAGACCGCCAAAGTGCCGCGGTATTGCTTGGCCGTTTGGTGGCGCTGTTTGACGGCGAAGTGCCGACAAGCATAGCACAAGACGATTTACCGTTCCAAGACACCATTCCCAGTTGGGCGCGAGGTTCAGTACATTTCTTGTATCACCAAACGCCCAGAATCATGAGTAATACAAGTTCACAACCGAGCGTATATCTTTTCTCGCCGCAAATGCAATTCCAAACGCAAATGATGGTCATCGCCATGGTGCGGACGTTGGATGTGTTGAGCTAG
- a CDS encoding DUF3788 domain-containing protein, translated as MDRPTKSYDQVKAMLGQASSAWEKLTGAIRYHYVMDENWAEGNSTHKHYNNLYFKRGGKTLVMLCIREGYFIACVVFGKEERKKFDEQREMFGEAICEEYDEAETYHDGKWLGFDVHNESLIEDIVNLLQIKRKPNRKTLPENLEMCGRLDIGLSHEDITNIIINAAIQ; from the coding sequence GTGGATAGACCAACAAAATCTTATGATCAAGTCAAAGCAATGCTTGGGCAAGCAAGCTCGGCCTGGGAAAAACTGACCGGAGCGATTCGCTATCATTACGTCATGGATGAAAATTGGGCGGAAGGCAACTCTACACACAAACATTATAACAATTTATATTTTAAGCGCGGCGGCAAAACGCTGGTTATGCTTTGTATTCGCGAGGGGTACTTTATAGCTTGCGTTGTGTTTGGTAAAGAGGAACGAAAAAAGTTTGATGAGCAAAGAGAAATGTTTGGCGAGGCGATTTGTGAGGAATATGATGAGGCCGAAACATACCATGACGGTAAATGGCTTGGCTTTGATGTTCACAATGAATCGCTGATTGAAGATATTGTCAACCTGCTTCAAATTAAGCGCAAGCCCAATCGCAAAACTTTGCCAGAAAATTTAGAAATGTGCGGTAGGCTTGATATAGGTTTATCTCATGAGGACATCACGAACATTATTATAAATGCCGCAATTCAATAG
- a CDS encoding VOC family protein — MKINRVTAGVQIRGDYQKCFDFYTQKLGLVPIYGDEHGPYTSFADQKGGEPFFALYAAKDASERLDEYVLPSNVESSDTLTAVFHTTNFYSDYNRLLEAGITFIGMKNFANDGFDFNMAYFRDPEGNLLSLEDGGV; from the coding sequence ATGAAAATCAATAGAGTCACTGCCGGTGTGCAAATAAGAGGGGATTACCAAAAATGTTTTGACTTTTACACACAAAAACTAGGCTTAGTGCCAATTTATGGTGACGAGCATGGGCCATACACGAGCTTTGCAGACCAAAAAGGCGGCGAACCTTTTTTTGCGCTTTATGCCGCTAAAGATGCAAGTGAACGCTTGGATGAATATGTTCTCCCAAGCAATGTCGAGTCTTCTGACACGCTCACAGCAGTCTTTCATACAACGAATTTCTACAGCGATTATAACCGCTTGCTTGAAGCGGGCATAACATTCATCGGCATGAAGAATTTTGCCAATGACGGCTTCGACTTCAATATGGCTTATTTCAGAGACCCCGAAGGAAACTTACTTAGCTTGGAAGATGGTGGTGTTTGA
- a CDS encoding ABC transporter permease, with amino-acid sequence MNFIKRATTSIVRKPGKMAILLALVFVLGNVIAGSISVEQSVRNTESAVLGGITPVATLEVDWQAIEEKHSFGDIDWGDAEAIAERDRIMSEYTLTAERIEMLGALPSVEFFDYSNRAVLASWDMQRYYPEEALSMGFAPPSGDWAEHFTLHGSQTGDVLDLRMGLIEIVDGRTLNAQEIEQGENAVLVSRNFADLNHLYIGAIFVLEHEVFEDDMVYRASYNMEVELPDIDIEMPSVRPPDRTRTIEFEFTVVGIYEPVVASGFQIQAGDWQAIAFAMEQHNKIYTSNRAVGIISELISISEALTPFFVFRNAEGLDTFTRDTVALLGDYYRVMNNMRGISDVVAPMRNMSRLANIILYVGIGASLIILSLLVTLFLKDRRKEIGIYLALGERKTKIVGQILAEVLIVSILGIALSLFSGNLLAGQLSNSMIEDAVIAQQEEPGDDSWSWEPDPLAEAGFRVEITLEDLQEQYNVSLGAEIVLFFFLAGLLTVLLSTLIPILYVLKLNPRKILM; translated from the coding sequence ATGAATTTTATTAAACGGGCAACCACAAGCATTGTCAGAAAACCGGGCAAGATGGCGATACTGTTGGCATTGGTTTTCGTCTTGGGAAATGTGATCGCCGGCTCAATTTCCGTTGAACAATCGGTGCGAAATACTGAATCCGCGGTCTTGGGGGGCATTACTCCCGTCGCGACATTAGAAGTGGATTGGCAAGCCATTGAGGAAAAGCACAGTTTTGGGGATATTGACTGGGGCGATGCTGAAGCTATAGCAGAGCGTGACAGAATCATGAGTGAATATACTCTAACCGCCGAGAGAATCGAGATGTTAGGCGCATTGCCCTCGGTGGAGTTTTTTGACTATAGCAATCGAGCCGTGCTTGCAAGTTGGGATATGCAAAGATATTATCCCGAAGAAGCGTTGTCCATGGGCTTTGCTCCACCATCAGGAGATTGGGCAGAACATTTTACTTTACATGGTAGTCAAACCGGCGATGTATTGGATCTTAGGATGGGACTTATTGAGATTGTTGATGGTCGTACGTTAAATGCCCAAGAAATAGAGCAAGGCGAAAACGCAGTGCTTGTTTCGAGAAATTTCGCTGACCTTAATCACTTGTATATCGGTGCCATCTTTGTTTTAGAGCATGAAGTATTTGAAGACGATATGGTTTATCGCGCAAGTTATAATATGGAAGTTGAATTGCCCGACATAGATATAGAAATGCCAAGCGTGCGGCCGCCCGATCGGACAAGAACGATAGAGTTTGAATTTACTGTTGTTGGCATTTATGAACCTGTCGTCGCATCCGGCTTTCAAATTCAAGCGGGCGATTGGCAGGCCATCGCTTTCGCAATGGAGCAACATAATAAAATTTACACATCCAACAGAGCCGTTGGAATAATCAGCGAACTTATCTCGATTTCGGAAGCGTTAACACCGTTTTTCGTATTTAGAAATGCCGAAGGGTTAGATACATTCACCCGTGATACCGTCGCGCTTTTGGGCGACTATTATAGAGTTATGAATAATATGAGAGGCATTTCAGATGTTGTTGCGCCTATGAGAAACATGTCCCGATTGGCGAACATCATCCTTTACGTAGGTATTGGCGCGTCGTTGATTATACTCAGCTTATTGGTCACACTCTTTTTAAAAGACCGCCGCAAAGAAATTGGCATTTATCTCGCGTTAGGAGAACGCAAAACCAAAATCGTAGGGCAAATCCTTGCCGAGGTGCTAATCGTTTCCATCTTGGGCATTGCGCTCTCTCTGTTCAGCGGCAACTTGCTCGCCGGCCAGCTTTCCAACTCTATGATTGAGGATGCTGTTATCGCGCAGCAAGAAGAACCCGGCGACGACTCTTGGAGTTGGGAGCCGGACCCGTTGGCTGAAGCAGGTTTCAGGGTTGAAATAACGCTTGAGGATTTGCAAGAACAATATAATGTGTCTCTGGGAGCAGAGATTGTTTTATTTTTCTTCTTAGCTGGGCTTCTTACGGTATTGCTGTCAACATTGATACCTATTTTGTATGTTTTAAAGCTTAATCCGCGGAAAATTTTAATGTAG
- a CDS encoding ABC transporter ATP-binding protein translates to MALIDVNNINYFYQDGDIKRYILNNISYSFERGKFYTIFGESGSGKTTFLAILSALDQPKSGNVCYEGVDINKIGLNTYRRNKISIIFQQYNLVPYMTAVENVRTVMSITDNTLPSDLNEVAYNLLDYIGITKDRADRVVNKLSGGEQQRVAIARALATNVDVILADEPTGNLDGEMESEIVQIFKKLAHEHNKCIIVVSHSSQIAAEADEVITLKKGRFEPHNNANSPSTESTDSAVNE, encoded by the coding sequence ATGGCTTTGATTGATGTAAATAACATTAACTATTTCTATCAGGACGGGGACATCAAACGCTATATTCTCAACAATATTTCCTACTCTTTCGAGCGGGGTAAATTTTACACGATTTTCGGGGAATCCGGTTCAGGCAAAACGACATTTTTGGCGATATTAAGTGCACTTGATCAGCCAAAATCGGGCAATGTCTGCTACGAAGGGGTCGATATCAACAAAATCGGACTGAATACATACCGCCGCAATAAAATCAGCATTATTTTCCAGCAGTACAACCTTGTGCCCTATATGACTGCAGTGGAAAATGTGCGCACGGTCATGAGCATAACCGACAACACACTGCCCAGCGATTTGAATGAAGTTGCTTACAATTTACTGGATTACATAGGGATTACGAAAGACCGTGCTGACCGCGTTGTCAACAAACTTTCGGGTGGTGAGCAACAACGCGTAGCCATCGCTCGCGCTCTTGCGACCAATGTTGATGTAATATTGGCGGATGAGCCTACCGGCAACTTAGACGGCGAGATGGAGTCTGAAATCGTGCAAATCTTTAAGAAACTGGCTCACGAGCATAATAAGTGTATCATCGTTGTTTCCCACTCGAGTCAAATTGCTGCTGAAGCCGATGAGGTCATCACGCTGAAGAAGGGTAGGTTTGAACCTCACAACAATGCTAATTCTCCAAGCACAGAAAGCACCGATTCTGCGGTTAATGAATGA